A window of Sphingobacterium sp. lm-10 contains these coding sequences:
- a CDS encoding efflux RND transporter periplasmic adaptor subunit — MTKKTIHYLLFLGSAALWQSCGNNKQEAAQGTNTEKDVSVVTVEEQIVTGYQEYPAYVVPLQETELRAEVSGYITNILVADGALVSKGQKLYEIDRTRYAADMDQAKANLAVAESDLDRVSRDLERYQKLAKSDAIARQTLDYAETDVKNQRAQVQAAKATVDNANTNLSRSTIYAPFSGSVGISQVRNGALVTAGTTLLNTLSTTNPIAVEFQVNERDIERLVKLQKNNSSAGIEVRLPDGSIYEEPGKITVIDRAVDRTTGTLRVRATFNNTGDRLRAGMNLTLRLANTSMENQLVIPLRAVIEQLGSSNVYTVSDSSTAEFHAVELGTKFNDKVVVVKGLEAGAQVIVDGANNLAEGDKLKVQKK, encoded by the coding sequence ATGACAAAAAAGACGATACATTACTTGCTTTTTTTGGGGTCGGCGGCCCTGTGGCAATCGTGTGGTAATAACAAACAAGAAGCCGCACAAGGCACGAACACCGAGAAGGATGTGAGCGTAGTGACGGTAGAGGAACAAATAGTAACGGGGTATCAAGAGTATCCTGCTTACGTAGTACCATTGCAAGAAACTGAACTCCGTGCCGAGGTATCCGGTTATATTACCAATATCCTCGTGGCAGACGGTGCTTTGGTATCTAAGGGACAAAAGCTGTATGAGATTGATCGTACGCGGTATGCTGCTGATATGGATCAGGCAAAAGCTAACCTTGCTGTAGCAGAGTCAGATCTCGACCGCGTAAGCCGCGACTTAGAACGTTATCAAAAGCTAGCGAAAAGCGATGCTATCGCACGGCAGACCCTGGACTATGCAGAGACTGATGTCAAGAATCAGCGTGCGCAGGTACAGGCGGCAAAAGCCACTGTAGACAATGCGAACACCAATCTAAGCCGATCTACTATCTATGCCCCTTTCAGTGGTTCGGTAGGTATATCTCAGGTCCGTAATGGCGCGTTGGTGACAGCAGGAACTACCTTGCTCAACACGCTATCCACAACGAACCCTATCGCAGTGGAATTTCAAGTGAATGAACGAGATATCGAACGCCTCGTCAAACTGCAAAAAAATAATTCGTCTGCCGGTATAGAAGTTCGTTTGCCAGACGGAAGCATCTACGAAGAGCCCGGAAAAATTACAGTAATAGATCGAGCTGTAGACAGAACAACAGGAACGCTCCGCGTACGAGCTACATTTAATAATACTGGCGATCGGCTTCGCGCAGGTATGAACCTAACCTTGCGTCTGGCAAACACCTCTATGGAAAACCAACTGGTCATTCCATTGCGCGCGGTCATAGAGCAACTGGGTTCTTCCAATGTATACACCGTTAGCGATAGTAGTACGGCAGAATTTCATGCAGTGGAGCTTGGTACAAAATTCAATGATAAGGTAGTTGTGGTGAAAGGTCTGGAAGCCGGGGCACAAGTAATCGTGGATGGTGCAAATAATTTGGCTGAAGGCGACAAGCTGAAGGTTCAGAAAAAATAG
- a CDS encoding TolC family protein: MSCHLKYFIFTICLGISSLQLYGQDAASELSTTPTLQELLDYALVNRITIRNAYIGEEIGEKEIKSALSGYFPQLMASGAVSHFIQIPTTIIGGNLIEMGQRNTSNLLAQASQAILNPELMRASRAARLIRERTKQTVEDEKINAVVDVSKAYYDILTTEEQIKIIQENILRIQQQFTDANVRYEVGLVDKTDYKRAQISLNNAQADLKKTHEFRKFKYDFLKQLLALPLSYPMDLSFNKENLEAQVMLDTTEVLIEERRIEYRQLQNMKREQELTTQFQKWQFLPTVSAAASYQLNYFNTEFNQLYNRAFPASSVGLTFSVPIFQGFRRQHDIRRSQLQEMQLDWDMVDLKNRIGAEYSEAITNYRAFMTDWKVSRENVALSEEVYDIIKLQYDEGIKTYLDLMTSETDLRTSQLNYLNALYTLLASKIDVERALGNIQIQ; the protein is encoded by the coding sequence ATGAGCTGTCACTTAAAATATTTTATTTTTACGATATGCCTTGGCATTTCTTCACTTCAGCTGTATGGGCAAGATGCAGCGTCCGAATTATCCACTACACCTACTTTGCAGGAGCTTCTGGATTATGCGCTAGTTAATCGGATTACCATACGAAACGCCTATATTGGAGAAGAAATTGGCGAAAAAGAAATCAAATCCGCATTATCAGGATACTTCCCACAACTAATGGCCTCGGGAGCAGTAAGTCACTTCATACAGATACCCACCACTATTATCGGAGGCAATCTGATTGAAATGGGACAACGTAACACCAGCAACCTATTAGCACAAGCCAGTCAGGCGATATTAAACCCGGAGTTGATGCGTGCATCCAGGGCAGCAAGATTGATCCGCGAGCGCACCAAACAGACCGTGGAGGATGAAAAAATAAATGCTGTAGTGGATGTTAGCAAAGCCTACTATGACATCCTGACTACAGAAGAGCAAATTAAGATTATACAGGAAAACATCCTGCGAATACAACAGCAATTTACTGATGCAAACGTACGCTATGAAGTAGGGTTAGTAGATAAAACAGACTATAAACGGGCTCAGATATCCCTAAATAATGCACAGGCTGACCTTAAGAAAACACATGAGTTCAGAAAGTTCAAATACGACTTCCTGAAGCAGCTCTTAGCACTACCACTTTCTTACCCAATGGATCTTTCCTTTAATAAAGAGAACCTAGAGGCACAAGTGATGCTGGATACCACTGAAGTATTGATCGAAGAACGTCGCATTGAGTATCGCCAATTGCAGAATATGAAAAGAGAACAGGAATTGACGACACAGTTTCAAAAATGGCAGTTCTTACCCACAGTTAGCGCTGCGGCCAGCTATCAACTCAATTACTTCAACACTGAATTCAATCAGCTTTATAATCGCGCTTTTCCTGCCTCCTCCGTAGGTCTCACTTTTAGTGTTCCTATTTTTCAAGGCTTTAGGCGACAGCACGACATTCGCAGGTCTCAACTACAGGAAATGCAGCTAGACTGGGACATGGTGGATCTAAAGAACAGAATTGGCGCAGAATACTCGGAGGCGATCACCAATTATCGGGCATTTATGACCGACTGGAAGGTCAGCAGAGAGAATGTTGCCCTTTCTGAAGAAGTATATGATATCATCAAACTACAATATGATGAGGGTATCAAAACCTATTTGGATCTGATGACCTCCGAGACTGACTTAAGAACCAGCCAGCTGAACTATCTAAATGCGCTTTATACGCTTTTAGCGAGCAAAATTGATGTAGAACGTGCATTGGGAAATATCCAAATTCAATAA
- a CDS encoding TetR/AcrR family transcriptional regulator — MNVQYIDKREAIFQSTLELVQDNGFHGTPMSQVARLANVSVGTIYHYFESKEDLIMELYSYCKTKLMAYLFEGLAHDNHSYEHEFKIIWKRFVQFYTLYPSYFRFMNQFYSSPFHEMERRMREINQTDEDAKTIQGFLKLGSTNNKLRNISIQLLCSAFTGVAVSFVKSIIFGKVSMDPQQIDEMVDIVWTSIKA, encoded by the coding sequence ATGAACGTTCAATATATAGATAAAAGAGAGGCAATTTTTCAGAGTACTTTAGAACTTGTACAAGACAATGGGTTCCACGGAACTCCTATGAGTCAGGTTGCGCGTCTTGCCAATGTTTCCGTAGGCACCATTTATCATTACTTCGAATCCAAAGAAGATTTGATCATGGAGTTGTACTCGTATTGTAAGACAAAATTGATGGCCTACCTTTTCGAAGGATTGGCTCATGATAATCATAGTTATGAGCACGAGTTCAAAATAATATGGAAACGGTTTGTGCAATTTTATACACTCTATCCCTCTTATTTTCGGTTTATGAATCAATTTTATTCTTCCCCGTTTCACGAAATGGAACGGCGCATGAGAGAAATTAATCAGACTGATGAGGACGCGAAAACCATCCAAGGGTTTCTAAAACTTGGAAGCACAAACAACAAATTAAGAAACATCAGTATACAACTATTATGTTCGGCTTTTACCGGCGTTGCCGTATCTTTTGTAAAATCGATAATCTTCGGAAAGGTTTCTATGGACCCACAACAGATAGACGAAATGGTAGATATAGTATGGACATCAATAAAAGCGTAA
- a CDS encoding c-type cytochrome translates to MQYVTNGEKVYRTHCQNCHGAQGEGLGKLYPPLTDPNYLHDNRASLPRIIRFGLKDSITVSGHTYSENMPAIPELTEVDIAYVLSYVTVRFGNAKSKYEVEEVQKSLKPATEKK, encoded by the coding sequence ATGCAATATGTCACCAATGGTGAAAAAGTATACCGAACGCATTGCCAAAATTGTCATGGTGCACAAGGTGAAGGACTAGGCAAACTTTACCCTCCATTAACGGATCCGAATTATTTACACGACAACCGCGCATCACTGCCACGGATTATTCGCTTTGGACTAAAGGATAGTATTACCGTTTCCGGCCATACATATTCCGAAAATATGCCAGCCATACCTGAGTTAACTGAGGTTGATATTGCTTACGTGCTATCGTACGTTACTGTGCGATTTGGCAACGCAAAATCCAAATATGAGGTAGAGGAAGTACAAAAATCCCTCAAGCCAGCTACCGAAAAAAAATAA
- a CDS encoding SCO family protein, with the protein MTNRIKASCSLVALLVISFASCNHATQTLPIYGQREPVERKVDGKTVVDTIYHTIPAFSFVNQDSTVLTDAFFHDKVYVANFFFTHCPSICPTMQRNMLKVYEDYKGDNRIAFLSHSIDFKYDQPHVLKAYAKKLGVDNDQWQFVNGSKAEVYGMADQYLVYTVEDANAPGGYDHQGYLVLIDKQRRIRGAYDGTDDEQVKKLQVDIEILLKEEDSDS; encoded by the coding sequence ATGACAAACCGAATCAAAGCATCGTGCAGTTTGGTCGCTTTGTTAGTTATTAGCTTTGCTTCCTGTAATCATGCTACTCAGACTCTTCCGATCTATGGACAACGTGAGCCTGTGGAACGTAAGGTAGATGGTAAAACCGTCGTCGACACGATCTACCATACCATTCCGGCATTTTCCTTCGTAAATCAGGATAGCACTGTGCTCACTGACGCGTTCTTTCATGATAAGGTATATGTAGCCAATTTCTTTTTCACCCATTGTCCTAGTATCTGCCCCACCATGCAGAGAAACATGCTGAAAGTGTATGAAGATTATAAAGGCGACAATAGGATTGCTTTTCTTTCCCACAGTATTGATTTCAAGTACGACCAGCCTCATGTGCTAAAAGCCTATGCAAAAAAGTTGGGCGTAGATAACGATCAGTGGCAGTTTGTCAATGGTAGCAAAGCAGAAGTCTATGGCATGGCCGACCAGTATTTGGTCTATACAGTAGAAGATGCCAATGCTCCTGGAGGATACGATCATCAGGGATACTTGGTATTGATCGACAAACAGCGTCGGATTCGCGGCGCGTATGATGGCACAGACGACGAGCAGGTCAAAAAATTACAGGTAGATATTGAAATTCTCCTGAAAGAAGAAGATTCCGATTCCTAA
- a CDS encoding transposase has protein sequence MNRTFSFVASLGVATVLMTACQNSENKQSDNNTNPESLSAKAIEVHDEIMPQISKFDKTSVKIDSILNGLSTLKAEDPALDTAAIRTELTALKQDIESATDGMMDWMRNYSLKNNDIAYQESELERITLMRAQFDKVNKEIESKMKTYAK, from the coding sequence ATGAACAGAACCTTCTCATTTGTAGCATCCCTTGGTGTTGCAACAGTATTAATGACAGCCTGCCAGAACAGCGAAAACAAACAATCAGACAACAATACTAACCCAGAATCCTTGTCTGCAAAAGCAATTGAAGTGCATGACGAGATCATGCCGCAGATTAGCAAATTTGATAAGACATCGGTAAAGATTGATTCTATTCTCAATGGTCTTTCTACTTTAAAAGCAGAAGATCCGGCATTGGATACCGCTGCTATCCGTACAGAATTGACGGCGTTGAAGCAGGACATTGAATCGGCTACAGATGGCATGATGGACTGGATGCGTAACTACTCTTTAAAAAACAACGATATCGCCTATCAGGAAAGCGAATTGGAACGCATCACATTGATGCGCGCTCAATTTGATAAAGTAAACAAGGAAATTGAGTCTAAAATGAAAACTTACGCAAAATAA
- a CDS encoding DUF4442 domain-containing protein — protein MRVTPNRLKWVLRFYPPFFFQRIWVKSIREGYSGADVVVHKSLLNMNGNGAIFGGTIFSSIDPIYPVLIGAFVKSKGLNKTISWLKSAHIEYKKPGYRSLHFSVTLDPAQMQEALDTLLVHGKVVKTFSTDIFDVDGLHCATVRNEIYIRNLQFDFNSNSTTTNT, from the coding sequence ATGAGGGTTACACCAAATAGGCTAAAATGGGTGCTTCGCTTCTATCCACCATTCTTTTTTCAGCGGATATGGGTAAAAAGCATTCGTGAGGGTTACTCTGGAGCTGATGTGGTCGTTCACAAAAGTTTGCTTAACATGAATGGCAATGGGGCCATCTTCGGAGGCACCATCTTTTCGTCCATTGATCCTATTTACCCTGTGCTAATCGGTGCTTTTGTCAAAAGCAAAGGCCTGAACAAAACAATATCCTGGCTAAAATCTGCCCACATCGAATATAAAAAACCTGGATACCGCAGCCTGCATTTTTCCGTAACTCTTGACCCAGCGCAAATGCAGGAAGCTCTCGATACCTTACTCGTACATGGCAAAGTCGTCAAAACCTTCTCTACCGATATCTTCGATGTGGATGGCCTTCACTGCGCTACCGTACGTAATGAGATTTATATACGTAACTTGCAATTTGATTTCAACTCGAACAGTACAACAACAAATACATAA
- a CDS encoding uridine kinase, with protein sequence MVKPYVIGIAGSSGSGKTFFLNSFLNHFAKHDVTLISQDDYYIPANTKTQEENRLYNFDLPTSIDRQSFYDDINALFEGKSILKEEYTFNNPNIKPKMLTINPAPILVVEGLFIFHYQEVNNLLDYRIFIDASEQIALKRRLKRDLEERGYDHDDVMYKWVNHVIPSFDTYLAPHKEECDLVIHNNTDNPQIIHNYTRDIVNELKVKLEGL encoded by the coding sequence ATGGTAAAACCTTATGTTATTGGCATAGCTGGAAGTAGTGGCTCTGGAAAGACATTTTTCTTAAACAGCTTCCTCAACCATTTTGCTAAACACGATGTAACGCTGATTTCTCAAGACGACTACTACATTCCTGCCAATACCAAAACACAGGAAGAGAACCGTCTTTATAATTTCGATCTACCTACTTCAATCGACCGTCAGTCATTTTACGACGATATAAACGCACTTTTTGAAGGAAAAAGCATCCTCAAAGAAGAATACACGTTTAATAATCCAAACATCAAACCGAAAATGCTGACCATTAATCCCGCGCCGATCTTGGTGGTTGAAGGTTTATTTATTTTCCATTATCAAGAAGTGAATAATTTGTTGGATTATCGAATTTTTATCGATGCCAGTGAGCAGATTGCATTGAAGCGTAGGCTGAAAAGGGACTTAGAAGAAAGAGGTTATGATCACGATGACGTTATGTACAAATGGGTTAACCACGTGATTCCCTCTTTCGACACCTACCTCGCACCGCACAAAGAAGAATGCGACTTGGTAATACACAACAACACAGATAATCCTCAGATCATACATAATTACACTAGAGATATAGTCAATGAATTGAAAGTCAAGCTTGAGGGATTATAA
- a CDS encoding LysM peptidoglycan-binding domain-containing protein, translated as MMASIIKRKSSSLLLLCLGLLICSTAVQAQTATGQKTETVDGKTYIIHEVKAKETYYALSRTYSIPVNDIMAANNKKNLRVGDTVRIPSNIKEDRQPLAATAIPASAAVSPDDILTDYKVGSNETLYAIAKRFQTNVDDIKRLNNLKSDNLREGQLLRIPDGNLPPEPVVATAPPLVVERIDDVPVRNIQAGRYGVRESSEKGIAVWMENLETKNNSNLALHKTAPIGTILKITNPISKSVTYAKVVGKFSENTETQDAIVVLSKSAAAYIGAVDKRFLIEITYGIPTE; from the coding sequence ATGATGGCATCGATAATTAAGCGGAAATCTAGTAGCCTTTTACTGCTGTGTTTAGGATTACTTATTTGTTCGACTGCAGTGCAGGCGCAAACGGCAACAGGACAAAAAACAGAAACGGTGGATGGTAAGACCTATATCATTCACGAAGTAAAGGCAAAAGAAACTTATTATGCATTGAGCCGGACATATAGTATCCCGGTCAACGATATAATGGCTGCCAATAATAAAAAAAATCTCCGTGTTGGCGATACAGTACGTATCCCAAGCAATATTAAGGAAGATCGGCAGCCGCTCGCAGCAACCGCCATACCCGCTAGCGCCGCCGTCTCACCGGATGATATCCTAACGGATTATAAGGTTGGATCCAATGAAACTTTATACGCTATCGCGAAACGTTTTCAAACAAACGTAGATGATATTAAACGTCTAAATAACTTAAAATCAGACAACCTAAGAGAAGGCCAACTACTACGCATACCCGATGGCAACCTCCCTCCCGAGCCCGTAGTTGCTACGGCACCTCCCCTAGTCGTTGAAAGGATCGATGATGTACCGGTGCGTAATATCCAAGCTGGAAGATATGGTGTACGCGAGTCCTCCGAAAAGGGAATTGCTGTATGGATGGAAAATCTGGAGACAAAAAACAACAGTAACTTGGCATTGCATAAGACCGCTCCTATCGGCACTATTTTGAAGATTACCAACCCAATATCCAAGAGTGTTACATACGCAAAGGTAGTCGGTAAGTTTTCTGAAAACACGGAGACACAAGATGCTATCGTCGTTTTATCAAAGTCGGCAGCAGCCTACATAGGAGCGGTAGACAAGCGTTTTCTAATCGAAATTACTTACGGAATCCCTACAGAATAA
- a CDS encoding NfeD family protein, which translates to MSKFIKLTSLLVIFFTIVSVHSYAQRVYEFSVKDEIGPGAWYVTKNAYAKAKASDAQYLLLELNTFGGAVNFADSIRSLLLNSDMKTIVYINNNAASAGALISLAADHIFMHSGSSLGAATVVDGSGEVLPEKYQSYMRGLMRATAEAKGRNARMAEAFVDPSISVPNLKEDGKLLTLTASESVKAGLADAEVKSTAQIYEKLSISKPEITVHQTTMVDRIVGFLINPLVSGFLIMGIIGGIYMELQTPGLGFAGVLALICGGLFFAPLYLQGLADHWEILIFVIGVILMALEVFVIPGFGVAGILGIICMLCGLAFSMVANDFLDFQLSKPGLLMDAFLVVVGAMVLSIILIVIFGKNVLRSPAFRRLVLADEQLAEGGYTSSVPKLNLINQVGVATTVLRPSGKIEIEGNWYEAVAMDGFIDLGEKVCVIKHENYTLFVRKYIAPAAIS; encoded by the coding sequence ATGAGCAAATTTATAAAATTGACGTCGTTGCTGGTAATTTTCTTTACCATCGTCAGTGTGCATAGTTACGCACAACGGGTTTATGAATTCAGCGTGAAGGATGAGATTGGTCCGGGGGCATGGTATGTCACAAAGAATGCTTATGCCAAGGCAAAAGCATCGGATGCGCAATATTTGCTACTGGAACTGAATACCTTCGGCGGTGCAGTAAATTTTGCGGATAGTATTCGATCTCTTCTATTGAATTCGGATATGAAGACCATCGTCTACATTAACAACAATGCAGCCTCGGCTGGAGCGTTGATCTCTCTAGCAGCAGATCATATCTTCATGCACTCTGGTTCGAGTTTAGGGGCGGCTACGGTAGTGGATGGATCTGGAGAAGTATTGCCCGAAAAATATCAATCTTACATGCGTGGACTCATGCGCGCCACCGCAGAAGCCAAAGGCCGTAATGCCCGGATGGCCGAAGCATTTGTAGACCCAAGTATCTCTGTGCCCAACCTCAAAGAAGATGGTAAACTGCTTACCTTGACGGCATCTGAGTCCGTTAAGGCAGGTTTAGCTGATGCGGAAGTGAAGTCGACTGCACAGATTTACGAGAAATTAAGTATTTCAAAGCCCGAGATCACAGTGCATCAGACTACAATGGTAGATCGCATCGTCGGCTTCCTCATTAATCCATTAGTGAGTGGATTCCTGATTATGGGGATTATTGGTGGGATATATATGGAGCTACAAACACCAGGACTTGGTTTTGCAGGCGTGTTAGCACTTATCTGTGGAGGTTTGTTTTTCGCTCCGTTATACCTACAAGGTTTGGCGGATCATTGGGAGATACTAATTTTTGTAATAGGTGTCATTCTTATGGCACTGGAGGTCTTTGTTATTCCGGGGTTCGGCGTAGCCGGAATTTTAGGTATTATATGTATGCTTTGTGGATTAGCCTTCTCCATGGTCGCAAACGATTTTTTAGATTTTCAACTTTCAAAACCGGGATTATTAATGGATGCGTTTTTAGTGGTCGTAGGAGCAATGGTATTGTCCATCATCCTTATTGTTATTTTTGGAAAAAATGTGCTGCGTTCTCCGGCATTTCGGAGGTTGGTTCTTGCGGATGAGCAGCTGGCAGAGGGTGGCTATACCTCCTCCGTGCCAAAGCTAAACCTGATAAATCAGGTAGGCGTAGCAACAACCGTGTTACGTCCTTCCGGTAAGATTGAAATAGAGGGCAATTGGTATGAAGCTGTCGCAATGGATGGCTTTATTGATCTCGGTGAAAAGGTCTGTGTAATTAAACACGAAAATTATACCTTATTTGTACGTAAATACATCGCGCCAGCAGCAATCTCGTAA
- the proS gene encoding proline--tRNA ligase: MSKGITSRGEDYSQWYNDLVVKADLAEHSAVRGCMVIKPYGYAIWERMQAILDKRFKETGHSNAYFPLFIPKSFFSKEASHVEGFATECAVVTHYRLKNDGTGKIVVDEDAKLEEELIVRPTSETIIWNTYKGWVESYRDLPILVNQWANVVRWEMRTRLFLRTAEFLWQEGHTAHATEKEAIEEAERMLDVYAEFAEGTLAVPVIRGRKTENERFAGALDTYCIEALMQDGKALQAGTSHFLGQNFAKAFDVKFTSKEGKLEHVWATSWGVSTRLMGALIMAHSDDQGLVLPPKLAPIQIVIVPIFRTDEEKQAIDNYVDNLIGELKALDVSVKYDDRDTQRPGFKFAEWELKGVPLRIAIGARDMANGTVELARRDNQTKETVPQEGLSGHVVSLLDEIQEAIYNKARSFRDEHITPVDSYEEFKSVLDTKGGFVSCHWDGTVETEKRVKEETKATIRCIPLDVQEEAGVCIFTGKPSSHRVLFAKAY, translated from the coding sequence ATGAGCAAGGGTATTACGAGCAGAGGCGAAGATTATTCGCAGTGGTATAATGATTTGGTGGTGAAAGCCGACTTGGCGGAGCACTCTGCTGTTCGGGGTTGTATGGTGATTAAACCGTATGGATATGCAATCTGGGAGCGTATGCAAGCAATTTTGGATAAGCGATTTAAAGAGACGGGCCATTCCAATGCGTACTTTCCATTATTTATTCCAAAATCCTTTTTTTCTAAGGAAGCATCACACGTAGAAGGATTTGCTACCGAGTGTGCAGTAGTCACGCATTACCGACTTAAAAACGATGGCACTGGAAAGATTGTTGTCGATGAAGATGCCAAATTAGAAGAAGAGCTAATTGTGCGACCTACATCAGAAACAATTATCTGGAATACATACAAAGGCTGGGTAGAGTCGTATCGAGATCTACCAATTTTAGTCAACCAGTGGGCGAATGTAGTGCGGTGGGAGATGCGAACACGACTATTTTTGCGTACAGCAGAATTTTTGTGGCAAGAAGGTCATACGGCGCATGCAACAGAAAAGGAAGCTATTGAAGAAGCCGAGCGCATGTTAGATGTGTATGCTGAATTTGCGGAAGGTACTTTAGCCGTACCGGTGATCCGTGGGCGCAAGACGGAGAATGAACGTTTTGCGGGTGCCTTGGACACCTATTGTATCGAAGCCTTAATGCAGGATGGCAAAGCGCTACAAGCAGGTACATCTCATTTCCTCGGACAAAATTTTGCAAAGGCATTTGACGTAAAATTTACTTCTAAAGAAGGTAAATTAGAGCACGTATGGGCAACCTCTTGGGGAGTATCTACTCGCCTTATGGGCGCGCTCATCATGGCGCACTCTGATGATCAAGGCTTGGTACTGCCTCCTAAATTAGCTCCGATTCAAATCGTCATCGTGCCCATCTTTCGTACCGACGAAGAGAAGCAAGCCATCGATAACTACGTAGATAACTTAATTGGCGAGTTGAAAGCATTGGACGTCTCTGTCAAATACGATGATCGTGATACGCAACGTCCGGGCTTTAAGTTTGCCGAATGGGAGTTGAAAGGCGTGCCGTTACGTATTGCTATTGGTGCCCGCGATATGGCAAATGGTACCGTAGAGTTGGCTCGTAGAGATAATCAAACCAAAGAAACTGTTCCTCAGGAAGGGCTGTCCGGTCACGTGGTCTCGTTATTGGATGAAATTCAAGAGGCCATTTATAATAAAGCACGTTCTTTCCGTGACGAACACATCACACCAGTGGATAGTTACGAAGAATTTAAATCAGTGCTGGATACCAAAGGTGGATTTGTATCCTGCCATTGGGATGGCACAGTAGAGACCGAGAAACGCGTAAAGGAGGAAACTAAAGCTACTATTCGTTGTATTCCACTGGATGTGCAGGAAGAAGCAGGTGTCTGTATCTTTACCGGAAAACCTTCCAGTCACCGCGTTCTTTTTGCTAAAGCATATTAA
- a CDS encoding saccharopine dehydrogenase NADP-binding domain-containing protein yields the protein MARFLILGCGWVGEAFALLAVARGQEITVTVTSEEKAQRLRDQGVEALVHNFDQSAALALEEQHFDYVLNSIPASKKNEILFVKNRFQNVAKLLGNLAYQKHIYLSSIGIYPEQSQSFDESFSDEAQMSDILLLAEKIVGPLPNTIVYRLGGLFGQQRIFAKYFQDKVCQSGEQSANFIHLDDVVQLLWLGFTQPLSQPVYNVVCLHHPKKEAVIRASAAKYGYGLPSAFADGASYDKVVSGDQIVRELNYSFVYPSPLDF from the coding sequence ATGGCTCGTTTCTTAATTCTGGGATGTGGTTGGGTTGGCGAAGCCTTTGCGCTATTGGCTGTTGCTCGTGGGCAGGAGATCACTGTAACCGTCACATCCGAAGAGAAAGCGCAGCGATTGCGAGATCAAGGTGTTGAGGCTTTGGTGCATAATTTTGATCAAAGTGCTGCTCTGGCATTAGAAGAACAACACTTTGACTATGTTTTAAATAGTATTCCTGCTTCCAAAAAGAACGAGATACTTTTCGTTAAAAATAGGTTCCAAAACGTGGCTAAGCTACTAGGGAATTTAGCCTATCAAAAGCATATCTATTTAAGTTCTATTGGAATTTATCCGGAGCAGTCCCAATCTTTTGATGAGTCCTTTTCAGACGAAGCGCAAATGAGTGATATCCTTTTGCTAGCGGAAAAAATAGTAGGACCATTGCCCAATACCATTGTTTATAGACTCGGAGGTTTATTTGGACAGCAACGTATTTTTGCTAAATATTTTCAGGACAAAGTTTGTCAATCGGGAGAGCAGTCTGCGAATTTTATCCATTTAGATGATGTAGTTCAGTTGCTATGGCTCGGCTTTACTCAGCCACTTTCGCAACCGGTGTACAATGTGGTTTGTCTGCACCATCCAAAAAAGGAAGCGGTGATTCGTGCTTCTGCAGCTAAATATGGCTATGGCTTACCATCGGCCTTTGCAGATGGAGCATCTTATGATAAGGTCGTTTCTGGAGATCAGATCGTGCGAGAGCTGAATTATAGTTTTGTGTATCCATCTCCATTAGATTTTTAA